In Kitasatospora sp. NA04385, a single genomic region encodes these proteins:
- a CDS encoding DUF3419 family protein yields the protein MTPAAPTRRPANRAPREDRAPREDGAPRTPGPAAGTPWRQGRLLAGPARRPRVLFGRMYEDPAVELAAFPPPGARVLCIASAGDTAAALAAAGYEVTAIDLNPAQLAYARTRLEDGAPAATGTAERLTGLGRAAAAALLPGWRPAAVADFLRLDDPGEQRRRWTAEFDGPGLRLLAAAALRPAGALATVLRPGFRCVLPRGFDEVLLRRIARTVARHPNAANDWAWRLLLGRERPGATGGIAAPGRVRLVRGEVVEHLERCAAGSYDAVTLSNVVDGPGPEFARRLRAAVEHAVRPGGTAVVRSLREPGPGGAGRAAEDRSAIWGVVRVVRTRTDGVGNR from the coding sequence ATGACCCCCGCCGCCCCGACCCGCCGCCCCGCGAACCGCGCACCGCGCGAAGACCGCGCACCGCGCGAAGACGGCGCACCGCGCACCCCGGGCCCCGCCGCCGGGACGCCCTGGCGGCAGGGCCGGCTGCTCGCCGGGCCCGCCCGTCGCCCCCGGGTGCTCTTCGGCCGCATGTACGAGGACCCGGCCGTCGAGCTCGCCGCCTTCCCGCCGCCCGGCGCCCGGGTGCTGTGCATCGCCTCCGCCGGGGACACCGCGGCCGCGCTCGCCGCGGCCGGGTACGAGGTCACCGCCATCGACCTGAACCCGGCCCAACTCGCCTACGCCAGGACCCGGCTGGAGGACGGGGCGCCCGCCGCGACCGGCACGGCCGAACGGCTCACCGGCCTGGGCCGCGCCGCGGCCGCCGCCCTGCTGCCCGGGTGGCGGCCCGCCGCCGTCGCCGACTTCCTGCGCCTCGACGACCCCGGCGAACAGCGGCGCCGTTGGACGGCCGAGTTCGACGGCCCCGGGCTGCGCCTGCTGGCCGCCGCCGCCCTGCGGCCCGCCGGGGCGCTCGCCACTGTCCTGCGCCCGGGCTTCCGGTGCGTGCTTCCGCGCGGCTTCGACGAGGTGTTGCTGCGCAGGATCGCCCGGACCGTCGCCCGGCACCCCAACGCCGCCAACGACTGGGCCTGGCGACTGCTGCTCGGCCGCGAACGCCCCGGCGCCACCGGCGGGATCGCCGCCCCCGGACGGGTGCGGCTGGTGCGGGGCGAGGTCGTCGAGCACCTGGAGCGGTGCGCCGCCGGGAGCTACGACGCGGTGACGCTCTCCAACGTGGTCGACGGGCCCGGCCCGGAGTTCGCCCGGCGGCTGCGCGCCGCCGTCGAGCACGCGGTCCGCCCGGGCGGGACCGCGGTGGTGCGCAGCCTGCGCGAACCGGGCCCCGGCGGGGCCGGACGCGCCGCCGAGGACCGGTCGGCGATCTGGGGCGTGGTGCGGGTCGTCCGTACCAGAACGGATGGAGTGGGGAACCGATGA